A window of the Plasmodium vivax chromosome 12, whole genome shotgun sequence genome harbors these coding sequences:
- a CDS encoding merozoite surface protein 7 (MSP7), putative (encoded by transcript PVX_082645A): MKGRIVLVSCLLLLCAGPVLGDDDKKDKENEHKEDADKKNNDELKTLKGKLQKIRVQIKDDKLPQKISEEQISVLKKKLEDFKNLKSEHEAKLASEKGDTSAGGEGELGLSDKEFVGQNVKANGDAAGVSGEQGASGGSGQGEAGPSSPADEQDDDNEAVQWGPATEEVVAEAMSDEGPQEQGAEGGPSNPTDDQAEEATPGPSKPASGASGSQGASDSSNDSAEPTSAAAAAAPAGPTAAAASPQVKHVDTLCDELLAGENKKNVLDEGEDHSQYNIFRKQYDKMVLNKTEYNISLKLLDTMLTNGQVEREKKNTLIKTFKKALYDKQYSEKLRNLISGVYAFAKRNNFIDGDKVKEGDYSKLFEYIGCMMNTLEL; this comes from the coding sequence ATGAAGGGCCGAATCGTGCTGGTCTCgtgcctcctcctgctcTGCGCAGGGCCAGTCCTGGGAGATGATGACAAAAAGGATAAGGAAAACGAACACAAGGAGGACGCAGATAAGAAGAACAACGATGAGTTGAAAACGCTCAAAGGGAAGCTTCAAAAGATAAGGGTTCAAATTAAGGATGATAAATTACCCCAGAAAATCAGCGAAGAGCAAATTTCggtattaaagaaaaagctGGAGGACtttaaaaacttaaaaaGTGAGCATGAGGCGAAATTGGCGTCCGAGAAGGGGGATACCTCTGCAGGAGGTGAGGGCGAATTGGGCCTTAGCGATAAGGAGTTCGTTGGGCAGAACGTCAAGGCGAATGGGGACGCAGCAGGGGTGAGTGGTGAACAGGGAGCAAGTGGAGGCAGTGGCCAGGGTGAAGCGGGTCCTTCATCACCCGCAGATGAGCAAGATGATGACAATGAGGCAGTTCAATGGGGGCCCGCCACTGAAGAGGTTGTTGCAGAAGCGATGAGTGATGAAGGTCCACAAGAGCAAGGAGCGGAGGGAGGTCCATCCAATCCAACAGATGATCAAGCTGAAGAAGCTACTCCAGGGCCGAGTAAACCAGCTTCGGGCGCATCGGGTAGTCAGGGAGCTTCGGATAGTTCGAACGATTCCGCAGAGCCCACAAGCGCAGCCGCAGCAGCTGCACCAGCCGGGCCAACCGCTGCAGCCGCTTCACCGCAAGTCAAGCACGTGGACACCCTGTGCGACGAGCTACTCGCAggagagaataaaaaaaatgtgctggACGAAGGAGAGGACCACAGCCAGTATAACATTTTTAGAAAGCAATACGACAAGATGGTCTTAAATAAAACCGAATATAATATCAGCCTGAAGTTGCTAGACACTATGTTGACGAATGGTCAGgtggaaagggaaaagaaaaatacgcTAATAAAGACGTTTAAGAAAGCTCTGTATGATAAGCAGTACAGTGAGAAGCTTAGAAACCTCATCTCCGGAGTTTATGCATTCGCTAAGAGAAACAACTTTATTGATGGGGACAAGGTGAAGGAGGGAGACTACAGCAAGTTGTTCGAATATATAGGCTGCATGATGAACACCCTTGAGCTTTAG